The following are encoded together in the Scomber scombrus chromosome 7, fScoSco1.1, whole genome shotgun sequence genome:
- the LOC133983632 gene encoding transmembrane protein 158 → MLNNSPTLLLALTAVAGLLQRCQGWSDEDLLLPPINSSNRFLANLEVDVRFSKRSVEESEASSDASSSSSSSSSLQSLSQCNVSVQRLLPTSLVARWDSSFGFQCDVLIYTTNNHGRAFFSAAFNRALSPVVIEHLGVTGGQQELRLCVGCGLSRYRRFGQGRARGQQSGDQVTFCCVDFSLDELKGDKSWRLNRKPIESTLVACFMTLVIIVWSVAALIWPVPIIAGFLPNGMEQRRPR, encoded by the coding sequence ATGCTGAACAACTCTCCGACTCTCCTGCTGGCTCTCACCGCGGTGGCCGGACTTCTCCAGCGATGCCAAGGCTGGAGCGACGAAGATCTGCTCCTGCCACCCATCAACTCCTCCAACAGGTTCCTGGCCAACCTGGAGGTGGACGTGCGCTTCTCCAAGAGGTCTGTGGAGGAGAGCGAAGCCTCGTCCGAcgcctcctcctcatcctcctcctcctcctccctgcagtCGCTGTCCCAGTGCAACGTGAGCGTCCAGAGACTCCTGCCCACCTCGCTGGTTGCTCGGTGGGACAGCAGCTTCGGGTTCCAGTGTGATGTGCTCATCTACACCACCAACAACCACGGAAGGGCTTTTTTCTCCGCGGCTTTCAACAGGGCTCTCTCGCCCGTCGTCATCGAGCACCTTGGGGTCACCGGGGGTCAGCAGGAGTTGCGGCTGTGCGTGGGCTGCGGGCTGTCTAGGTACCGGAGGTTTGGCCAGGGCCGGGCGCGGGGCCAGCAGAGCGGGGATCAGGTCACTTTCTGCTGCGTGGATTTCAGCCTCGATGAGCTGAAGGGGGACAAAAGTTGGAGGCTGAACAGGAAGCCGATCGAGTCGACACTTGTGGCTTGTTTCATGACTTTGGTGATCATTGTGTGGAGTGTTGCTGCTCTCATATGGCCAGTCCCGATCATTGCAGGATTTCTGCCCAATGGGATGGAGCAGAGGAGACCCAGATAA